From the Drosophila sechellia strain sech25 chromosome X, ASM438219v1, whole genome shotgun sequence genome, the window GGTTACCCGCTTGAACGGGAGATCGTTGagcaaatagtttttttttttttaagtctaTTCCCCGCGTTTTGTTCCATGTACAAATGTTAAATTTTTCGCCTCTAATAATTcaacttttgtatttttttcggAAACCGCAAGAAAGGGCCAGTCGCCAGAGGAAAAAATTTGCTTTCGTTAGAGTAGCACCTGTATTTGATTCAGTTTGTAATTTCCCgccttttaatttaaagttgtATAGAGTGCAAGGAGTGAGCCCATTGTATAGTCTAAGTCGAAcgatatattaataaatatatatatatttccttgcgttcacttaaaaaaaaaaattttttaaaattgcaTCAAAAGTATTGTCGCAGCCCCCAAAAATTCCGAAAGGCGACGGGCAAAGCGTTGTAAATAACTCGGGTCGAATATTACAGCTTCCAGTTAAAAGAAAATGGTTTATAATataacacaaacacacatgcatattcacatatatatatatatatataaataaaaataaatgaatgcgTACGAATTAAGACAATTTATACCATTAACACTTGCTACCTAGAGCGATACTTATAATACACAATTGAAGTTGCAAAACTCTTTTTGGCATTACTTAGCGTTTTAGTTTAAGACCGACGTCGTAAATCTCAAATAAAATAACTGCAAAAATGattgtatgtgtatgtaaatGGTTGTGTATTGTAAATGGTTCGCAATTCGATGGGGTAACCTTTTAGTCACTGCTTAAATCTCGAATCGATATCGCAAAATCACGAAATTGGAAAGCATATGGAAATTGGAAAGCAGTGCAGCCTGTCCGGCATCATTTTGGATAGTCGTGGAAAAGATGGAGATCGCACTATTCGCGAATGCTAGAAAGCTTTACGATCACAAGCTTTACGAGTGCGTTATTCCAGCGGTAATATCCGATAATAACTAATATAATTCCCCCATGAGTGTAATGCGCTCCAACTCCTCCAATTCGGCAGGCGGATCTGCTGAGAACCGTGCTTAAGAATGATCGCTATGTGGCCACACTGGATGTGGAATACCAGGTGCTGCTCTATCTGCTCAATGCAAACTACAAGGAACGAAACTACCGCGCAGCTCTAAGGCATTTCGACGAGATCATCCATAAGCGGCGACTTATGGTGCGCCACAAGAATGCCGTCTTGGTGGCCATCGAAAGTTCCTATCCGGAATTCGGAGACGCGGAGCAGCGTCGCCGTGCTGCCGAGTGTTATCGTCAGATCGGGAATACCGACATGGCCATAGAGACTTTGCTCCAGGTGCCCCCGATATTGCGATCGCCGAGAATCAATCTGATGCTGGCCAGACTGCAGCATCACGGCACCAGACATGGAACGACCAAAAAGTCGGAGGCCGTGCTCGCCTACAAGGAAGTGATCCGCGAGTGCCCAATGGCGCTGCAGGTGATCGAGGCGCTTTTGGAACTGGGAGTCAAAGGCAACGAGATCAACTCGCTGGTGATGCACGGTAGCTAcatatatatcatatttttCCCATTAGGCCATTCGAAATGAATCCTGTAATCCATTCACACCTTCACCATATCAACTAGCTGCCACGGTGCCCGACCACTTTGACTGGCTGAGCAAGTGGATCAAGGCCCTCGCCCAGATGTTCGACTTCAAGCACTCGGACGCGTCCCAGACCTTCCTCATGCTGCACGACAAAACCACGCTGCGGTGCAATGAGCACCTGATGATGGCGCTGGGCAAGTGCCTCTACTACAATGGCGATTACTTTCAAGCGGAGGATATCTTCTCCTCGACACTTTGTGCCAATCCGGACAACGTGGAGGCGATCGGACTGATGACGGTGCTATGTGGTCAGGAGGGCGGTTGTGAACAGGACAGCGCGGATATGGATTACCTGTTCGCAAAGGTGACCTCCGAAGTAAAGTACACGGCCAGCCATTGGTTTGCGCATGCCCAGCTGTTGTACGATGAGGGGAAATTCGAGCGGGGCTTGAATTTCGTAGATCAATGCCTGGATTCGGAGCCGCGTAACCATGAAGCCCTAATCCTGCGCGGACGGCTGTTAATCGCGTTGGAGCGGCACACGCAGGCGGTGTGCGCCTTTCGCACAGCACAAATGGTGGCACCGTATCGTTTCGAGATCTACAGGGGACTCTTCCACAGCTACTTGGCTCAGAAGCGATTCAAGGAGGCCAATGCCTTGTGCAACTGGACAATACGCCTCTTTCAAAATTCGCCTAGGAGCTTCACGGTACGTGCTATATATACTTAATACTTCC encodes:
- the LOC6612252 gene encoding anaphase-promoting complex subunit 7; the protein is MVRHKNAVLVAIESSYPEFGDAEQRRRAAECYRQIGNTDMAIETLLQVPPILRSPRINLMLARLQHHGTRHGTTKKSEAVLAYKEVIRECPMALQVIEALLELGVKGNEINSLVMHAATVPDHFDWLSKWIKALAQMFDFKHSDASQTFLMLHDKTTLRCNEHLMMALGKCLYYNGDYFQAEDIFSSTLCANPDNVEAIGLMTVLCGQEGGCEQDSADMDYLFAKVTSEVKYTASHWFAHAQLLYDEGKFERGLNFVDQCLDSEPRNHEALILRGRLLIALERHTQAVCAFRTAQMVAPYRFEIYRGLFHSYLAQKRFKEANALCNWTIRLFQNSPRSFTMFGRTLFLFPDPRMRRTARKFAEKSLKINHIYTPAVNLIADICQVEVPTKAIIKLLEKHVIIFPKVNLLNHLGDIMRKQKEPVKAMEYYYKALRQDPKSKRTLRGLRLLSKSFEESPVLDESDAIGMENQPSTNDLATPCEATNGAEGAESAENSREASSSEATRSGQEEDVDDHDWIDVPDGM